From the genome of Leguminivora glycinivorella isolate SPB_JAAS2020 chromosome Z, LegGlyc_1.1, whole genome shotgun sequence, one region includes:
- the LOC125241250 gene encoding DNA replication complex GINS protein SLD5 → MDLNDDDIELSEDEEITVETVLKTVQCAWQNERLAPEILPHRNDMVECMLGQIQHMERNINKLPKTDLRASIHKMELSRIKFVICNYLKTRLHKIEKFCITIVNEERQRIESGTNYLTPAEFKYAQEYLLNMETHLKKVVLNKVPGNMQSLELSKLAVYPNLHSHVFLKANDTVTGVVLEDQPGDQDEEIDLEDGSQHILQYKPIAELVKNGKVQLV, encoded by the exons ATGGATTTGAATGACGATGATATAGAATTAAGTGAAGACGAAGAAATCACAGTAGAAACAGTGTTAAAGACAGTACAGTGCGCATGGCAAAATGAACGTTTAGCGCCAGAAATTCTACCCCACCGCAATGATATGGTAGAATGCATGTTGGGACAAATACAGCACATGGAAAGAAACATCAACAAACTCCCGAAAACAGATCTTCGTGCGTCTATTCATAAAATGGAATTAAGTAGAATAAAATTTgtaatatgtaattacttaaaaactAGGCTACATAAGATAGAGAAATTTTGTATTACTATAGTTAATGAAGAAAGACAACGAATAGAATCAGGTACTAACTATCTTACACCAGCTGAGTTCAAATACGCCCAGgagtatttattgaacatgGAGACTCATTTAAAGAAAGTTGTTTTGAATAAAGTGCCTGGTAACATGCAGTCGCTGGAACTGAGCAAATTAGCAGTATACCCTAACTTGCACAGTCATGTGTTCTTGAAGGCGAATGACACTGTCACTGGAGTAGTCTTAGAGGACCAGCCCGGAGACCAAGATGAAGAGATTGACTTGGAGG ATGGGTCACAACACATCCTGCAGTACAAACCAATTGCTGAACTAGTCAAAAATGGAAAGGTTCAGTTAGTGTGA
- the LOC125241802 gene encoding LOW QUALITY PROTEIN: opsin-1-like (The sequence of the model RefSeq protein was modified relative to this genomic sequence to represent the inferred CDS: inserted 1 base in 1 codon): MDPGPGIAALQAWGGQVAAYGAANQTVVDKVLPEMLHMIDPHWYQFPXMNPLWHGLLGFTIGVLGFVSITGNGMVIYIFTSTKSLKTPSNLLVVNLAFSDFLMMCCMSPAMVVNCYNETWVWGPLACELYACAGSLFGCASIWTMTMIAFDRYNVIVKGIAAKPMTNNGALLRILGIWLFSLGWTLAPFFGWNRYVPEGNMTACGTDYLNKDWVSRSYILIYSVFVYFMPLLLIIYSYFFIVQAVAAHEKAMREQAKKMNVASLRSSENANTSAECKLAKVALMTISLWFMAWTPYLVINYAGVFENANISPLATIWGSLFAKANAVYNPIVYGISHPKYRAELYKKFPSLSCQASPEDNGSVASGATAVSEEKPSA, encoded by the exons ATGGACCCGGGCCCTGGAATCGCCGCCCTCCAGGCGTGGGGCGGGCAGGTGGCCGCCTACGGCGCCGCCAACCAGACGGTCGTCGACAAGGTGCTGCCTGAAATGCTGCACATGATCGACCCACACTG GTACCAATTCC CTATGAATCCGCTATGGCACGGTCTATTGGGTTTCACTATTGGTGTACTGGGTTTTGTTTCAATCACGGGCAACGGAATGGTCATTTACATCTTCACGAGCACTAAG TCTCTAAAAACGCCGTCGAATTTACTCGTAGTGAACTTGGCATTCTCTGACTTCCTCATGATGTGCTGCATGTCTCCGGCTATGGTTGTTAACTGCTATAACGAAACGTGGGTTTGGG GACCTCTGGCATGTGAACTGTACGCTTGTGCGGGATCTCTATTCGGCTGCGCTTCCATCTGGACCATGACCATGATTGCTTTCGACCGATACAACGTCATCGTAAAGGGCATTGCCGCAAAGCCAATGACTAACAATGGTGCTCTGCTGCGAATCCTCGGCATCTGGTTGTTCTCTCTTGGGTGGACACTAGCGCCTTTCTTCGGCTGGAACAG GTACGTGCCTGAGGGCAACATGACCGCATGTGGAACAGACTACTTGAATAAGGACTGGGTGAGCCGCAGCTACATCCTCATCTACTCGGTGTTCGTGTACTTCATGCCTCTGCTGCTCATCATCTACTCTTACTTCTTCATCGTCCAG GCCGTAGCTGCTCACGAAAAGGCCATGAGGGAACAGGCCAAAAAGATGAACGTTGCTTCGCTCAGGTCATCTGAAAACGCCAACACCAGCGCGGAGTGCAAACTTGCAAAG GTCGCTCTGATGACCATTTCCCTGTGGTTCATGGCGTGGACCCCTTACCTGGTGATCAACTATGCCGGAGTGTTCGAGAACGCTAACATCAGCCCGCTGGCCACCATATGGGGCTCTCTCTTCGCCAAGGCCAATGCTGTCTACAATCCTATTGTTTACGGTATCAG TCACCCGAAGTACCGCGCCGAGCTGTACAAGAAGTTCCCGTCACTGTCCTGCCAGGCCTCGCCCGAGGACAACGGCTCCGTGGCGTCAGGCGCCACCGCAGTCTCCGAGGAGAAGCCCTCGGCCTGA